aataaagataaatattgtatataaaaataaaaaagataaaaactataaaatggtataaaatCACTTGTTTGTCTTGTATTTCACAGTTgttaaatatgtaattaaattgttattaatagctattaaatatatgtaattaaattatttgtttaaagacGCATCATTTAACATAAAATCAGTTACAGCGTGTAAGGTCAAatgtttaataacaaatttcttttaagatAAGTTCCGCTCAAAAATGTTAATGTAAGAAGAAAGGAGAGGGGACTAAggaaaaaatagtgtttttataacaatatagaaaacttttaaaaataaaataacaagttctaacaactttaataattatgcatatttaatttaaCGCTGTGTCTAGTGCAACGgtacctttaatttttttcttaaagtgaTTTCtgattggttgatttttttttcttttatttaaagaatgcaTGCCCAATCTAAAACCTTTAGTCCATGTATTTATCCCtaaatcagtcgatgtatgtgcaCCCCATTTCGCCTATCCATAAATCAGTTGATGTAAATACActcactgcgcctatccctaaatcagtgGATATTTGTACACTCACTGCACTTATACCTAAATCAGTGGAGGTATGTACACTCACTGCGCCTATCCTTatatcagtcgatgtatgcaaataataaaaatgaatgtatcttttaatatacaacaataataataactttcaataaaaaatagataaaaaacattaaaaaaatttttctaagtGAAGGGCTTGATCTCGGATCACCATGGTAGATGAACCAATGAGATATCACAATGCTAAATGTGCAATGTAAACAtgcaattcttttaaaatttgtacaaataaagctttcaaaattaaccaataatATTCGCAGCCGTGacttaaaataaaccaatcaaacttTACTACTGTgactttaagataaaaaattaaaacaacggTACCGCTGCGCTAGACacaacattaatttaaattatgttttttgtactaatttaaaaatagtatgttttcaaaataaatacaCGCTAGTAAATAATgacgcattaaaaaaaaattattcaactcttttttaaaccatttcatgttttatataaacataaattttttaaacattatttttaaacattttttttttagaaagtatacatggtaaagaaaaattatttttgaaatcctttgttagttaaataaagtaaacaaaaaaactaaaatactcTTTGTAGTAAcgatataagaaaaataattaaataattttcatttcgattatttgatacaaaggtcttaccataaaacatagaaacaaggtcggcaatttttttgccgacctcgtttctatgtttacctcaaacacttttaggtcgaCAGTTATgccgaatgctgaccctaattccgagggttgtatatatatcagggatgcggagtcccaaaaggactccaaatttgaaagtcacaaaaagattactttatcctagtttttggtatccaggagctctaaaaatataaataagtttatggactactaataggaaaaaaattaagacttttaggttaaaggaacaatcattttttgaGCCCGGAGTCCTTGAGTATAATGGCGGCAAGGACTCCAGAACTCCAGGACTCCggacttaaaaacaataagtttcaagtcattaaatctcatgaatttttttcttatagcagatcataagtcaacaaacatgtttagagcttttGGACACTACAAACTTGgaaaaagtagagatataaaGCCAGAGTCCTTTTAGTACTCTTCAtccatgatatatatatatatatatatatatatatatatatatatatatatatatatatatatatatatatatatatatttacttatatatatatatatatatatatatatttacttatatatatatatatatatatatatatatgtatatatatttacttatatatatatatatatatatatatatatatatatatatatatatatatatatatatatatatatatattaggggccTGCAAATCACCTTTTTTGGTATCGAATCAAATCCAAATCGAATCAGGCGTTGATTTGCAAATTGAGTCATATCTTGAATCAAATcagcattttgaatttttagattttactcAAAATGCTTATTGGACTTGTGATTCAATTCAATTTTCGAATCAAGACTTATTTCAAATTATGATTtgattcaaaactaaaaatagtgATTCGCAGGGccctgttatatatatatatatatatatatatatatatatatatatatatatatatatatatatatatatatatatatatatatatatatatatatatatatatatatatatatatgtatatatgtatttatatttatgtatatatgcatatatatatatatttgtgtgtatatatttgtgtgtgtgtatatatatatatatatatatatatatatatatatatatatatatatatatatatatatatatatatatataatatatatgtatatatatatatatatatatatgtatatgtgtatatatgtatatttatatatatttatgtgtatatatttgtgtgtgtatatatatatatatatatatatatatatatatatatatatatatatatatatatatatatattagatcaaaaataatttaattaatgaacatcaatttttttttttaatactaattctTTCTCAACAATCCTGCAAGCATCAACTATTATGTGctgagttactagaaaacaagGAATAGTGTTAAAGAGTGAGGAAATGGTTGGCAGAAGACTTGAAAATATAAAGGTTGTATGACACCATTTTACTGAATAACAAGTctagcaagaatgagttttggttgagaAAACAAGAGATAATAGCTTCTTTGAGCAATGACCGTTATAGTAATTGTATAAAACCAACAAGAGGAGAGaagctcaagcttggcagataaatcAGGTGCATTTACGTTTACAATTCATTTTTGGACTTTGTTTAGTAGAGATTtatctttaaatcattaaaagaaccagcccaaatatgacaacagtgtTCCATACAGGAACCAGTAAAAGATTTGTAAAGGTAGAGAATTGAATTAGGAGTGAGATCATggcgagcatgataaagagaagcaaccttaacACATGCTTACTTTGCAATGAATTGTATGTATCAATGTAATTGTATGATCAATTgtgaatgataatccaagaagatgtaaatAAAAGGGCTCAGTAatagggttgccattcattagtATAGGAATGCTGACAATATtacgatagttgtttgcagtaaataactgagtttttttaGAGTCAAAAATTACAAGCTACTGCAAGCCCTAAGCTATTACAGAAGAAAAATCAGATTTTCTAAGcgattgaaaaaagttttttgtcaagacaggattATGAAATTGAGTcttcagcaaatagagccactttaggtGCAAAGTTGCCAGGAAGATTGGTaatgtagaagaaacaaaacaggtccaagaatagaaccttaagttaccccagaagttaatggaaatgaagagtgttggctttaaaggatgactttaatgctgcggttagaaagaaatgatttgataatttcaaaaatttgatcatatttaccatataaaataaacttatagaGTAGGCCAGCATGCCGAACTTtattgaaagctttagatatgttaaGAGCAATAGTCCTTGCCTTGCAGCCACCATCAAATGTGCAATAGAATgtttcagtcacagcagttagcagGTCAGCCATAGAATGAGAAGAtcaaaaaccatattgattATTAGAGAGTAATATTAGAGATAAGTCTTATCAGGCAATAATTAGAGGAATCAGAATGTTctccagatttttttaaaattagaaccacagatgccattttccagcaggcaggaaaacaagaatTAGtcaagcacttgttaaatagtttattgaatattaaagaaattttagcagAATACTTCTGTAAGACTATCATTGggatgttgtctggaccacaggCTGTAGAAAAGTTTAGTCAAGGAATGACTTAAGCAATGAAGCCCTAGTGATTTGggtgtctaacaatgggttaacttgtttaattgttatatattttttctaattaaagatatttgatAACTGCTAAATTCTATGAGACTGTTGTGATTTGAAGTTGTTTCATATTTAGTATTACATTATACTGTTTGCtttgtttttctagttttatctgTTAATTTGTCAAATGAATTATATATTGAagtttaaatcataatttttagtaataacaataataataatatggttttataattagattattTATCCTAATTCAAGATcattgcataaatattttgtattgaataACAACTTTTGAATTGAACTGAGTATTAAACCTCTACccttattaggagataacaggTAGAGTTGCATAGTCACTATTAGGGAGGCATAAATAAACATCTTTCCATTTACGCCAGCCTATTAGATAAAGAAAAGGTGCAAGGCTGGCCAACAAAATTATTCTGCTTATCCCAAAGTCTTTGTCTAGGAggtcttctacaagacagtatcTTGATGCAGTGAATAATTGCCCAAAATGAGTacttttatcaagacaccatcttaatttttacttaaccaagagccccaagacTGGGAAATTTTAGATTGAAGTTTATTTCTCTCCTAAACCTGACCTGAATTTTTATACcctatttataacaataattaattaacagaaagtcataaatattttaacaacagtGTCACACTTTAGTGACGCGCTTTAGTTTCTCGCTTTAGTGTCCCACTTTAGTGTTGCGCTTTAGTGAAATTTCACAAATTTGGGAATatgttgtaaatttaaaaatatgttttttagaattgtttacttctatttttttcaatatttttttgtaccaGATTGACCTACTTTCAAATaactcttttttaatattatggacccatacatatacatataaatatacatataaatgtatatatatatatatatatatatatatatatatatatatatatatatatatatatatatatatatatatatatatatatatatatatatatatatatatatatatatatatatacacactaaaacctgtaaagacaaaaaaagagGAAAATGAAATTCTTCTcttcttaaaatctgataagtATTATACAGGACTGCTCAAACTGTGTTAACTTTTACactaacaagaaaaaaattacttttaaacataccaaaataaaaagagttttagtCAATTTCAGCCTTAATTGccctatttaaattaaatacagtAGCTTGAatcatgaatttttaaatatttcctaAAAAAACGAAACcctgaattttttcaaaaaataataaccaaaaaaatgtCACATCACACGTATACATATCcatacatacacacatgcaTACACGCAAACATGTACAGAATCCAATATACGTAAGCACACATAATtgatacatacacatacatacgcATTCACACACACACCCACCTATACACATGTGTCTATATACAAACAGAAAGATGAGGATTAATACAGAAGTTAAAAGATCAGGTTTAAAAGtaaggaaaaagtaaaaaaagtgttaaaattaagatttttgtatatatatatatatatatataatatatatatatatatatatatatatatatatatatatatatatatatatatgacatgaTTATAATTGCATACACATTAAGCAATCAATAAACAAACACACACAAATTGAGTAATTTTATGTCATAGGATATTTAACAATACCATCACATAAACTAATAAATCTATATACTGTAAGCAGGtttgtcattttattatatcgaattacaattttattttaatattctagtatttaaaaatgggtaaaagtaaagaaataccAATTGAAGTTCGTTtgcaaattattgttttatataaccATACTTCCAAATCACATAGGCAAATAGCGACAGTTATTGGAGTTTCCCATAGCTCTGTGACCAAGATTATTAGACTTTATAAAGAAACAGAGGAATTTACTTCAAGATCTCGAAGCGGTCGGTCGAAGGTTACTTCCTTGAGAACAGACTTAAGAATACGACGAGAGGTATTAAAGCCCCCTTTTATACCTCTCGTCGCCAGCAAGGAAACcaattaaaaagttgttgttaACAACAAAGATGCGAAAGGATAGAATTAGCTTTTGCAAGGAACATATTCATTGGACAGTCGAAGATTGGATGAGTCATGTTTTCAGACGAGTCAACCTTTTTGCAACAAGATTGCCAACAACAATATGTCCGACGTGATCCTAATTCCTCAAAATATGATCCAAGATACACCATCAAGACAGTCAAACATTCTCCAGGTGCCATGGTTTGAGCTTGCTTTGCATATAAGGGTGCAGGAAGTATAGAGTTCATtgaaaagaatgaaaaaatgaaCAGTGCCCGATATGTTGACATCTTGTCACAAAACGCAAAATGTTCTTTGAAAAAGCTTCACTGTTCAATATTTCAGCAAAATAATGCCACTTGACATACCCTTAAAATATCAAAGGCTTGGtttgtaaacaacaaaattgAAGTTCTTCCTTGGCCTGGAAATAGTCCGGATCTTAATCCGATTGAAAATTTGTGGAAATACATCAAAGATGATCTTGATAGAACCAAATGTACATCTACAGAATCCTTGAAGGATGAAATCAGACGAGTTTGGTGTCTGGAAGCTAATAAAGATCAGTGTTCAAAGTTGGTTGAAAGTATGCCTAGAAGACTTCATCTgttgattaaaaacaaaagatatcaatgtaaatattgatataaatatttacattgctttgtttaaatgcatttatttaaaagtttaaatgtttaaaatgtatttattttcatttgaattCAATACATTTGTGTGTGTTTGTTTATTGATCCCTTAATGTGTATGCAATTGAATTCCTTtaggttttttattaaagcatgtcatatatatatatatatatatatatatatatatatatatatatatatatatatatatatatatataagcatatatatatatataagcatatatatatatataagcatatataagcatatatatatatatataagcatatatatatatatatataagcatatatatatatatatatatatatatatatatatataatatatatatatatatatattatattaaaaaaatacttttttcggtatctgtatatatatatatataatatatatatacagatatatatatatatatatatatatatatatatatatatatatatatatatatatatatatatatatatatatatatatatatatatatatatatatattgttatgtgtttaaatgttgaaaatataaagtataaacaacAGCTGTGTACTAATGCTAAGTTTTTTCTTTGAGTCTTTTTTATCCGTTTTgtgcattcaaaaaaaaaattttatgtttatttgtatataattatgtataacttttattttataggtaAATATATgactttaaagttgtttaaatatatgtatactttAAGGTTTTGAATATATACATGAAAGTATAAATATAGCTGCAAATAATGTCAAATATTGCAACTGCAAGAATTCAACGAGAATTTAAAGAAGTTATACGCAGTGAAGAAGTTTCAAAGAataacatcaaattagagtTAGTTGATGGTGcaagtttttctaaattaaaaggTGAAATTGTTGGTCCACCAGACACGCCATATGAAAATGGAAGGTTCAAACTGGACATAAATATTCCAGAGACATACCCATTTAATCCTCCCAAAATTAAATTCTTAACAAAAATATGGCATCCTAATATCAGTTCTGTTACTGGTGCAATatgtttagatgttttaaaagatCAATGGGCAGCAGCAATGACATTAAGAACAGTTTTGTTATCAATCCAGTCATTGCTTGCTTCTCCTGAGCCTGACGATCCACAAGACGCAGTTGTTGCTCAACAGTACAAAGAACAACACGAGGTATTTTTAAAGACTGCAAAACATTGGACTATTATTTATGCTAATGGTAGTAATGAATTAGATAATGATTGTCAAATGAAAATTCAACAATTGTTAGATATGGGATTTGATAAAGAAAGTAGCATGATAGCCTTGTCAACACATGGTTGGTTAATAGAAAAAGCAGTCGAGGcactgtttaataaataatcaactTAAGAtagaaatgtttttcaaaaagttttttataatatcattgtgccttttctatttatttttggaTGTTTTTACATGTATGAGGATTTGACACGAACAAATTCATACCTAAATGTGAAACTTTATTGTTActgaaatttatatttcaaaggcattaatttattactatttctTTAAGTGTTACAGTTTTAATCTTCTAAAATGTTATGTGCGTAGTACTGCATATCTGAGGTGAATAGTGTGTTGTGTTTAACAATACATTATAcaactcaaaaaaaagtttattaaaaattttgactttgaaattttgtttattaaaaagtttttgctttagGATTCTTTGAGTTGCATTAACACAAGTTGATGGATCTTCttttgtccaaaaaaaaaaattttagtttttttttttttgaactttgtaTAATTTGTGAGACTGAACCGTAAATTCTGCAATAATGAAAGATATGTAATAGGTTTGATagttcattttctttttcttttttttttagttccgtttgaaattatttttgataagcTAAATCAAAGgttttttatgacaaataatTTTCATCACAAGCCCATACATTTTATTGCATCTTTGCAAAAATCTGTGTGGGCTACATTGTAAAATATTCAACAAGAATAATTATTTGGATACCATTCTTCATACCTAATAACAgtaatatgtgtgtgtgtatatatatatatatatttatatacacatacatacacacatacctaataacagtatatatatatatatatatatatatatatatatatatatatatatatatatatatattagtagaaaatcacttaacaaaatttttttccattttacactgtgtttcatcaacaaagattCATCAGAAATCTGATGaatctttgttgatgaaacacggtgtaaaatggaaaaaaaattctgttaagtgattttctactaatatataattgctctgttcttttaagaacattgagcactctattgtgtagaatactttttaaagttgtttaaatatatatatatatatatatatatatatatatatatatatatatatatatatatatatatatacatatatatattaattcagATTTCTCTGCATGTAAAACATCGCTGATGATATCATTGTGAAAACTATGGTGCCTATCACCAAGCacataataaacttattttttaatgtttttattttttatttttgactagcttctcttttaatttataattcctaaagttacatttacatttaataattttaaggttaacttttatatttacattttataaatatatagcaGGCTATTTTCCatagtttaaaatactttcgttaaaaatcattaaaataatatttcatttagCTGCACTGCATTTATAGctgcaaagttattttaaaaataattaaatacttgtTTTGAATTGATCAATAAACGTAGaattgttttgaattaactattttagctcaagttatatttttgtttctatgTGTGTAACTATGCGATTATGGTTCTTGTTCGAGAAGATACATCATTAGTTAATAATCGTGAAGCATATGCAACTTCGGCTACATTACTACATTTGAAGTTATTAAATAAGTCTTGGATAAAACTtaaatgtagtaatttttttcacGATGAAAAATTAGAGGATTTACCTTACAAGTCTCtgataaacaaaaagtttgacgaagcgaaaaataatgatttcattGTAAGAATTTCTCTAAGCGATGGTTGTGAAAAACACAATTCAATTGACTtttatgaaaatgaaatttCTCGCTGCTTTAGTCGTTATGTAAATGACGTCATTTATGTATCTCCAGGAAGTTTATTCAACTTGTgtcataaaaatgttaaatattacaATGAATGTCGCACAAACGGGGGTATTGatgttaatgttgttttatcGCAGTGTTTGGATGAGTCCGATGACAATCAGTACGCATCAGAATGCATAATTTCTCCAGTAAGATGTTCATATGGTATCACTAACAAAGAAACCATCGATTCTCTCATCAAAGAGTACTTTAAATATCCTAGATTGGTTAGTGAAAACGAATTATTTCCAATTCATGTGTCAACTGATGAAGCACCATATTATCCATCACATTTATGGTTTTATGTTAAGTCTGTTAAGAACGACAGTTATTCTGATAACGATACCAATTCAATGTTTGTTGACGTAATACATActaatgttttagaaaatattgcTGTTAATTGTTATTTACCTTTATGTTCGTGTACCCACAGAAACAATCCTTTTCCTATATTGTATGTTTATGATACGCATTACCTACAAGCTTATTTTGATCCTATAAAtgaacttacaaaaataatgactcttttaagcaaaagttatttttctgaaaaagatGCAAACTTGGTATTAGATAATTCTCCTGTTTCTCCTGTTACTTTGTTATTAGAAGGTCCGCCTGGTGTAGGAAAAGGCCTGCTCATGAGAAGTATCTGTCAAAAGTTCTGTTGGCACTTCTTGGAAGAAAATTGTCATGAGCTTGGAGGTGATACATTAGGCCTTTCGGAAAAACTcattgaaaagttattttttaatgctagACAGAATTCTCCTTGTAttctttatcttaaaaatatacatttattgggaaaaaataaagaaggcTTTCACGAAGAACGAAGAATCATTCAGGCATTTATAAGGAATCTTAAAGAGTCAGAAAAATCACCTATATTATTAGTTGGTAGTACTTTTAATAGTAAGGATGTAAGAATGCGTTTGTTTTCAGAATTTATTTATCATGTGACTGTTGGGATGCCTGATGAGCTACAGCGCtttcaatttctaaaaatgctTACTCGAACTTGGTGTATTGAAGATAAAATGGTTGAAGACCTGTCCAGAAAAACTGCGGGTTTTGTGTATTCTGATTTATTGGCATTTACTAAggaattatatttttctaaaggtAATCTTCATACTTTAGACGTTACAAATTCAGTTTTAGAAACTATTCGAAAACGAAAAGCAGGTTCTTCTGGAAGTGTAAATGTACCGAAAGTTACTTGGAATGATGTTGGAGGGCTTGATGGCGTCAAACAAGACATTCTTGATACCATCGAATTGCCACTAAAATTTCCCCATTTGTTTTCTTCTGGCTTAAAACGATCTGGTTTGCTTTTTTATGGTCCGCCAGGTTGTGGTAAAACACTTCTTGCAAAAGCGATTGCTACTGAGTTTACGATTAATTTTTACAGCGTTAAAGGTCCGGAACTGATTAATATGTATGTTGGGCAAAGTGAAGAAAATGTTcgtaatgtttttaaaagagctAGAGAATATTCTCcgtgcataattttttttgatgaactCGATTCTTTAGCGCCTAATCGCGGCCGATCTGGTGATTCAGGTGGTGTAATGGATCGAATCGTTTCTCAAATACTTTCGGAACTCGACGGTATCCATAGCAGCAGTAATGTATTTGTTATTGGAGCAACAAATAGACCTGATCTTCTTGATCCAGCTTTACTGCGACCTGGGCgttttgataaaatagtttACATTGGTCTGGCGCAAACTAAAGAGGAGCGAATGCGTATTTTAAAAGCAGTCACTCGAAAAATGAATCTATGCACTCAAATTGACTTGGAAATAGTATTAAACAAATGCCCTGTCAATTTAACCGGTGCCGATTTTTATGCTCTTGCTTCTGATGCACAAATGAACTGCTATCGTAGAATAATAAATGACCACGAACAAAATATCAATCCAATAAGCGTAGATAGCGTTGTAATATTAAATAGTGACTTTGAACTTGCTCTAAAGAATATTCGACCCTCAATAACAATTAATGAACTCCGGCGATATGAAACAATAAGGGATGAGGTTTTCAATAGAGtatagtataaaaaagaatcaatagccatcaaagttataaaatttataactaaaacttcgctgaataaaaatttaacaaaatgtttattattaaaatacgaacagttttatattttataagcatGCCACACATTTATAAACATTAGGAaacatccataaagtacgtacacaGTAAAACGACTGAATTTGGATCTCCCTCCCTCTTTGTATACACCTTAGGTGTTCTCCTGTTAAATTTGAAGACATTAATTTGAGATTTAGCTTTAATACAGAACATTAGCAAGCAGAAGATACTGTAACTCAAAAtggattttaaagttttaaaaaaagtgcagcCAAACATATAGTAGGAAGCACATCTAAGGAAGCGCAGCTACATCGACTGATTTAAGGAGAACATTCAAGGGAGTGTTTGCTACATTGATTATGGGTTGGGGTAGATCTAAATCAGTCGATTTAGTAGCACACTCTTACATGTTAGcagttttatgtaaaatatctGGCCTGCAATTTTTGAATAATCAAAACCTTAATTTTAACGATACTATCTTCTGCTTATCCAAGAAAAAAGGATATAAAACTTATTACGACGTTTGTAATTTTGCGAAAATAATGCGCGTTCA
This genomic interval from Hydra vulgaris chromosome 01, alternate assembly HydraT2T_AEP contains the following:
- the LOC100215362 gene encoding peroxisomal ATPase PEX6 isoform X2, whose protein sequence is MVLVREDTSLVNNREAYATSATLLHLKLLNKSWIKLKCSNFFHDEKLEDLPYKSLINKKFDEAKNNDFIVRISLSDGCEKHNSIDFYENEISRCFSRYVNDVIYVSPGSLFNLCHKNVKYYNECRTNGGIDVNVVLSQCLDESDDNQYASECIISPVRCSYGITNKETIDSLIKEYFKYPRLVSENELFPIHVSTDEAPYYPSHLWFYVKSVKNDSYSDNDTNSMFVDVIHTNVLENIAVNCYLPLCSCTHRNNPFPILYVYDTHYLQAYFDPINELTKIMTLLSKSYFSEKDANLVLDNSPVSPVTLLLEGPPGVGKGLLMRSICQKFCWHFLEENCHELGGDTLGLSEKLIEKLFFNARQNSPCILYLKNIHLLGKNKEGFHEERRIIQAFIRNLKESEKSPILLVGSTFNSKDVRMRLFSEFIYHVTVGMPDELQRFQFLKMLTRTWCIEDKMVEDLSRKTAGFVYSDLLAFTKELYFSKGNLHTLDVTNSVLETIRKRKAGSSGSVNVPKVTWNDVGGLDGVKQDILDTIELPLKFPHLFSSGLKRSGLLFYGPPGCGKTLLAKAIATEFTINFYSVKGPELINMYVGQSEENVRNVFKRAREYSPCIIFFDELDSLAPNRGRSGDSGGVMDRIVSQILSELDGIHSSSNVFVIGATNRPDLLDPALLRPGRFDKIVYIGLAQTKEERMRILKAVTRKMNLCTQIDLEIVLNKCPVNLTGADFYALASDAQMNCYRRIINDHEQNINPISVDSVVILNSDFELALKNIRPSITINELRRYETIRDEVFNRV
- the LOC100211757 gene encoding ubiquitin-conjugating enzyme E2-22 kDa; amino-acid sequence: MSNIATARIQREFKEVIRSEEVSKNNIKLELVDGASFSKLKGEIVGPPDTPYENGRFKLDINIPETYPFNPPKIKFLTKIWHPNISSVTGAICLDVLKDQWAAAMTLRTVLLSIQSLLASPEPDDPQDAVVAQQYKEQHEVFLKTAKHWTIIYANGSNELDNDCQMKIQQLLDMGFDKESSMIALSTHGWLIEKAVEALFNK